In Deltaproteobacteria bacterium, a single window of DNA contains:
- a CDS encoding MFS transporter gives MFPRDFWLYLASRFCSAAAMMMLRAAIAWHVFALSHSAFHLGLVGLVQFVPVLCLMLVGGVLADTYDRRTIMMLAQAVPLAGSLVLWLATRSGLASLPLLYAMVVAVGAAWAFDSPSRAALLPTLVARDAFPRAVTIAATNQALAFTTGPALCGWVIAAADVASVYAVQAGLIAASLVALALLRSRRRATAGGVVSLAAIREGLRFVRRNPVVLGCMTLDMFAVIFGGAAALLPIYATELLRVGPRGYGLLTSSLELGALVMSLALTILPPIRRAGRALLAAVAVYGLATIVFGLSRWFPLSVLAYMTVGMADQVSVVMRGTAIQLSTPDALRGRVSSVNMIFIGASNQLGAAESGFVAALTSAPFSVVSGGVASLLVLGMVAAALPPLRRYRTDGAVA, from the coding sequence ATGTTCCCCCGGGACTTCTGGCTCTACCTCGCGAGCCGGTTCTGCAGCGCGGCCGCGATGATGATGCTCCGAGCGGCGATCGCCTGGCACGTGTTCGCGCTCTCGCACTCGGCCTTCCACCTGGGGCTCGTCGGCCTCGTCCAGTTCGTGCCCGTGCTCTGCCTCATGCTGGTGGGCGGCGTGCTCGCCGACACCTACGATCGCCGCACCATCATGATGCTGGCGCAGGCGGTGCCGCTCGCGGGCTCGCTGGTCCTCTGGCTCGCGACCCGCAGCGGCCTGGCGAGTCTCCCGCTCCTCTACGCGATGGTGGTGGCGGTCGGGGCGGCGTGGGCCTTCGACAGCCCGTCGCGCGCGGCGCTCCTGCCGACGCTGGTGGCACGGGACGCCTTCCCGCGCGCGGTCACCATCGCGGCCACGAACCAGGCGCTCGCCTTCACCACCGGCCCCGCCCTGTGCGGCTGGGTGATCGCCGCCGCGGACGTGGCGAGCGTCTACGCCGTGCAGGCTGGGCTCATCGCCGCCTCGCTCGTGGCGCTTGCGCTGCTCCGCTCGCGGCGGCGGGCGACGGCCGGCGGGGTCGTCAGCCTGGCGGCGATCCGCGAGGGGCTCCGCTTCGTGCGCCGCAACCCGGTCGTCCTCGGCTGCATGACCCTCGACATGTTCGCCGTGATCTTCGGGGGCGCCGCCGCGCTCCTCCCCATCTACGCCACCGAACTCCTGCGGGTCGGCCCGCGGGGCTACGGGCTCCTCACCTCCTCGCTCGAGCTGGGCGCGCTCGTGATGTCGCTCGCGCTCACCATCCTGCCGCCCATCCGGCGCGCCGGGCGGGCGCTGCTCGCCGCGGTGGCGGTGTACGGACTCGCCACCATCGTCTTCGGGCTCTCGCGCTGGTTCCCGCTCTCGGTGCTCGCCTACATGACGGTCGGCATGGCCGATCAGGTGAGCGTCGTGATGCGCGGTACCGCGATCCAGCTCTCCACGCCCGACGCGCTCCGGGGCCGGGTGAGCAGCGTCAACATGATCTTCATCGGCGCCTCCAACCAGCTGGGCGCCGCCGAGTCGGGCTTCGTCGCCGCCCTCACCAGCGCGCCCTTCTCGGTGGTGAGCGGCGGGGTGGCCTCCCTCCTCGTGCTGGGGATGGTCGCCGCGGCGCTGCCGCCGCTCCGGCGCTATCGGACCGATGGCGCGGTCGCCTGA
- a CDS encoding PH domain-containing protein — MEVPLESRLAAELEPGERLLGSSRPKQGLVLRGVDALLIPFSLLWGGFAIFWETMVVRESWRSQAAHHNVPIFFVLWGVPFVLIGLYIMFGRFITDARMRARTIYGITDRRVLILSGLFGTTVRGFNLRSLTDISVSERRDGIGTLKFGDDGSPWSRGNPWPGMRSYARPILELIEQPRRVHEIIRGAQQKLG, encoded by the coding sequence ATGGAGGTCCCGTTGGAGAGCCGCCTTGCGGCCGAGCTAGAACCCGGCGAGCGGCTGCTCGGGAGCAGCCGGCCGAAACAAGGATTGGTCCTGCGTGGGGTGGATGCCTTGCTCATCCCGTTCAGTCTCCTGTGGGGTGGCTTCGCCATCTTTTGGGAGACGATGGTCGTCCGTGAGTCGTGGCGTTCTCAGGCGGCACACCACAACGTACCGATCTTCTTCGTGCTGTGGGGTGTCCCCTTCGTCCTCATCGGTCTGTACATCATGTTCGGGCGTTTCATTACCGATGCTCGCATGCGGGCAAGGACAATCTACGGGATCACCGACAGGCGGGTCCTGATCCTCAGCGGGTTGTTCGGGACCACCGTGCGCGGGTTCAACCTCCGATCCCTCACCGATATTTCCGTTTCGGAACGCCGGGACGGGATCGGTACGCTCAAGTTCGGGGATGATGGGTCACCTTGGTCCCGTGGCAATCCGTGGCCGGGGATGCGAAGCTACGCACGACCCATCCTCGAACTCATCGAGCAGCCGCGCCGGGTCCACGAGATCATTCGTGGGGCGCAACAGAAGCTCGGGTGA
- a CDS encoding epoxide hydrolase: MHIEPFRIAVPDAVLADLRERLARTRFPDEIPGSGWTYGTDLAYLRDLVAYWRERFDWRAAEAGLNAFPQFRARVGGLGIHFIHVRGTGPAPLPLVITHGWPGSVAEFIDVIGPLADPARHGGDPADAFDVVAPSMPGYGFSDHPTEPGMDPERIAALWAALMAGLGYGRFGAQGGDWGAMVTTYLGARHAARVLGIHLNMVIALPEDPQNPSLEGLTQEEIVDLMAVQQFLKEETGYQRIQGTKPQTLAYALNDSPAGLAAWIVEKFRTWSDCDGEIERRFTKDQLLTNIMLYWVPETANSSCRLYYEAVHADKFPPSGFHVEVPTGCAIFPREIIKPPRAWAERVFNVQRWTRMERGGHFAAMEEPRALVEDVRVFFRPLRRGR; the protein is encoded by the coding sequence ATGCACATTGAGCCCTTCCGCATCGCCGTCCCCGACGCCGTCCTCGCCGACCTGCGCGAGCGCCTCGCGCGCACGCGCTTCCCCGACGAGATCCCCGGCTCGGGCTGGACCTACGGCACGGACCTCGCCTACCTGCGCGACCTGGTCGCCTACTGGCGTGAGCGCTTCGACTGGCGCGCGGCCGAGGCGGGGCTCAACGCCTTCCCGCAGTTCCGCGCCCGCGTCGGCGGCCTCGGCATCCACTTCATCCACGTGCGCGGTACGGGGCCGGCACCGCTCCCGCTCGTGATCACGCACGGCTGGCCGGGCTCGGTCGCGGAGTTCATCGACGTCATCGGGCCGCTCGCCGACCCGGCGCGCCACGGGGGCGATCCCGCCGACGCGTTCGACGTGGTGGCGCCGTCGATGCCGGGCTATGGCTTCTCCGATCACCCGACCGAGCCCGGCATGGACCCCGAGCGCATCGCAGCGCTGTGGGCCGCGCTGATGGCGGGCCTCGGCTACGGGCGCTTCGGCGCACAGGGCGGCGACTGGGGCGCGATGGTGACGACGTACCTGGGCGCGCGCCACGCCGCGCGGGTGCTCGGCATTCACCTGAACATGGTGATCGCGCTGCCCGAGGACCCGCAGAACCCCTCGCTCGAGGGCCTCACGCAGGAGGAGATCGTCGACCTGATGGCGGTGCAGCAGTTCCTGAAGGAGGAGACCGGCTACCAGCGCATCCAGGGCACCAAGCCGCAGACCCTCGCCTACGCGCTCAACGACTCGCCCGCCGGCCTGGCCGCCTGGATCGTCGAGAAGTTCCGCACCTGGAGCGACTGCGACGGGGAGATCGAGCGCCGCTTCACGAAGGACCAGCTGCTCACCAACATCATGCTCTACTGGGTCCCCGAGACCGCGAACTCGTCGTGCCGCCTCTATTACGAGGCGGTCCACGCCGACAAGTTCCCGCCCAGCGGCTTCCACGTCGAGGTGCCAACCGGCTGCGCCATCTTCCCGAGGGAGATCATCAAGCCGCCGCGCGCCTGGGCCGAGCGCGTCTTCAACGTGCAGCGCTGGACGCGCATGGAGCGGGGCGGCCACTTCGCGGCCATGGAGGAGCCGCGCGCGCTGGTGGAGGACGTCCGGGTGTTCTTCCGGCCGCTGCGCCGCGGCCGCTGA
- a CDS encoding PA0069 family radical SAM protein gives MNVEPETVLAVEPGPVVDVVDIQTSTGTFFAAGLATHNCYARPTHEYLGFSAGLDFERRIMVKEDAPALLRQALAAPRWEPQVVALSGNTDCYQPVERRLGITRRCLEVFAEFRNPVSAITKSALVARDADLFAELARHGAAHVLFSVTTLDPDLARRMEPRAARPERRLEAMAALARAGAPVGVLIGPVIPGLNDAEIPRILEAAARAGAQSASWVLLRLPKPVDELFERWLEERYPERRARVLARIRDTRGGRLSDSTFGRRQRGQGEYANQIEALFAAAAKKHGLDRPLPPLSIEAFRRPARAGEQLTLL, from the coding sequence ATGAACGTTGAGCCCGAGACCGTGCTCGCCGTCGAGCCGGGGCCGGTCGTGGACGTGGTCGACATCCAGACCTCGACGGGCACCTTCTTCGCGGCCGGGCTGGCGACGCACAACTGCTACGCCCGCCCGACGCACGAATACCTCGGCTTCAGCGCCGGCCTCGACTTCGAGCGCCGCATCATGGTGAAGGAGGACGCACCGGCCCTGCTGCGCCAGGCGCTCGCCGCGCCGCGCTGGGAGCCGCAGGTGGTCGCCCTCTCCGGCAACACCGACTGCTACCAGCCCGTCGAACGCCGGCTGGGCATCACGCGCCGCTGCCTCGAGGTGTTCGCCGAGTTCCGGAACCCGGTCTCGGCGATCACCAAGTCGGCGCTGGTGGCGCGTGACGCCGACCTCTTCGCCGAGCTCGCGCGGCACGGCGCGGCGCACGTCCTCTTCTCGGTGACCACCCTCGACCCCGACCTCGCCCGGCGCATGGAGCCGCGCGCCGCCCGCCCTGAGCGGCGGCTCGAGGCGATGGCGGCCCTCGCGCGGGCCGGCGCGCCGGTGGGCGTGTTGATCGGGCCCGTCATCCCGGGCCTCAACGACGCCGAGATCCCGCGCATCCTGGAGGCCGCGGCGCGGGCCGGAGCGCAGAGCGCGAGCTGGGTGCTCCTCCGCCTGCCCAAGCCCGTCGACGAGCTCTTCGAGCGCTGGCTCGAGGAACGCTACCCGGAGCGCCGCGCCCGCGTCCTCGCCCGCATCCGCGACACGCGTGGCGGGCGCCTCAGCGACTCGACCTTCGGCCGCCGTCAGCGCGGGCAGGGCGAGTATGCGAACCAGATCGAGGCGCTGTTCGCGGCCGCGGCGAAGAAGCACGGGCTCGACCGGCCCCTGCCGCCGCTCTCGATCGAAGCGTTCCGCCGGCCGGCGCGCGCTGGCGAGCAGCTGACGTTGCTGTAG
- a CDS encoding PH domain-containing protein: MDALLIPFSLLWGGFAIFWEWVTLHGTPHSRAPHDSPILAPLWGVPFVLVGLYIIFGRFITDARMRANTIYGITNKRALILTGVIRTTLRGFDLRSLSDVSLSEHRGGTGTITFGSAASWAPWATFVTPSWPGMGGYARPSFDLIPEPRRVYETIREAQRKLG, from the coding sequence GTGGACGCCTTGCTCATCCCCTTCAGTCTTCTGTGGGGCGGCTTCGCGATCTTTTGGGAATGGGTGACCCTTCATGGGACTCCGCATTCGAGGGCACCGCACGATAGTCCAATTCTTGCCCCGCTCTGGGGAGTCCCCTTCGTTCTAGTTGGCCTGTACATCATATTCGGACGTTTCATCACTGACGCCCGCATGCGTGCAAACACGATCTATGGGATCACCAACAAGCGTGCGTTGATCCTCACGGGAGTCATCCGAACGACCCTGCGTGGCTTCGACCTCCGCTCGCTGTCCGACGTGTCGCTGTCGGAGCACCGGGGCGGTACGGGAACAATCACGTTCGGCTCGGCGGCTTCATGGGCGCCGTGGGCTACGTTCGTAACCCCAAGCTGGCCCGGAATGGGCGGCTACGCTCGTCCTTCCTTCGACCTGATCCCGGAACCACGGCGCGTCTACGAAACGATCCGCGAAGCTCAGCGGAAGCTCGGATAA
- a CDS encoding 4Fe-4S dicluster domain-containing protein, with the protein MPRQPATVTIDIETCKGCVLCVEVCPPRVLVMSEDTNRMGYRYPLLLDGCTGCELCYKICPDYCFEVYRGAAA; encoded by the coding sequence ATGCCGCGCCAGCCCGCGACCGTCACCATCGACATCGAGACCTGCAAGGGCTGCGTGCTGTGCGTCGAGGTCTGCCCGCCGCGCGTGCTGGTCATGTCCGAGGACACGAACCGCATGGGCTACCGCTATCCGCTGCTCCTCGACGGCTGCACCGGCTGCGAGCTCTGCTACAAGATCTGTCCCGACTACTGCTTCGAGGTGTACCGCGGGGCCGCGGCATGA